A genomic stretch from Aedes albopictus strain Foshan chromosome 2, AalbF5, whole genome shotgun sequence includes:
- the LOC109414821 gene encoding tyrosine-protein phosphatase non-receptor type 4, translating into MLERVRIGGLSGTYKVRSAELARDKKSQTKAVTVLFLDETTHTFQLEKKAKGSDLLELVFRHLELSERDYFGLQFQPKCATTTNSNNGSSKRSKNGSGCNNGSTGGSEGTAISLESGRWLDPNKPFRKQWNAVRLSGDISPVLIFRVKFYITDPSRLCEEYTRYQFYLQIKRDIFQGKLPVALNTACLLASYTVQSELGDYNPLEHTHGYLSDLQLLPEQNEDAEHRISELHKLHRGQLPADAEYNYLEHAKRLDMYGIDSHRATDSAGKELSLGVSSIGLLVYQNGIRINTFSWSKMVKVSFKRKDFFIQLRREPSESYDTLLGFNMGAHRNAKSLWKACVEHHSFFRLQRPHRSPRFLPLTLGSKFHYSGRTELQAVQESRQRGKVAKIFIRSPSKRQLAASQPQSPLLNGSGNESTNGTANNKNQLSLLSLTKATRAYDKVTSKTPSIPRKAWEQQSDEPTFIEHCARTYDAQIPTMFDSPPAYNGINNPENSVPKEEGLVTIRLVADDQGRFGFNVKGGVDLNLPVQVSRVAPHTPADKSTPRICEGDQLVMINGRDVSTMMHEQVVNLIRASRQGGELMLTLKPNALVDYTEEEPLYQYVPEESDIVRGELNGDQLFTQSLLLLSDGLASGSLLAQYEQMYRKNADLPITEARKNENLNKNRYRDISPYDCTRVVLLNAESGDYINANYVNMEIPPTGTINRYIATQGPLSTTVNDFWRMVQQESSHLVVMLTTVMERGRPKCHQYWPSADEEPLALSEGFSIRCLNEKPDETGSFVFRDLVLTDEKTKETRTIQHMQYLAWPDHGVPADPELFLQFTEKVRAARNTTLLQEIEASLKNVKLRTMDENGGLDSSERRIVHTDSDESPNDMPSSTSVHQYISAANPPIIVHCSAGIGRTGVLILMDTALALMETKEPVYPLDIVQAMRDQRACMVQNVSQYRFVCECICAAYRKMVTNEAIEEATTVATKPISVTNGASAPLVSSSDEDSSSPLEEVPNGSSPPRKAPLAVETTSLTTTTTPTTNNVTPTNGNEPATVTTAINGNAPADS; encoded by the exons ATGCTTGAACGTGTTCGAATCGGTGGTCTGAGCGGAACGTATAAAGTAAGAAGTGCCGAGCTGGCGCGCGACaagaaatcccaaaccaaagcGGTAACCGTCCTGTTCCTCGATGAAACCACCCACACCTTCCAGCTAGAAAAGAAGGCCAAGGGATCGGACCTGCTCGAGTTGGTCTTTCGGCATCTGGAACTATCAGAGCGGGATTACTTTGGGCTACAGTTTCAGCCGAAATGTGCCACCACCACCAacagcaacaacggcagcagcaaaaGGAGCAAAAATGGCTCCGGATGCAACAACGGTAGCACCGGTGGTAGCGAGGGGACTGCAATCTCGCTCGAGTCCGGTCGGTGGCTTGATCCGAACAAGCCCTTCCGGAAGCAGTGGAACGCGGTCCGCCTCTCGGGTGATATCAGTCCGGTGTTGATCTTTAGAGTCAAGTTTTACATCACCGACCCGAGCCGGTTGTGCGAAGAGTATACGAGATATCAGTTTTATCTGCAGATAAAGCGGGACATATTTCAAGGAAAGCTTCCCGTGGCGTTGAACACCGCCTGTCTGCTTGCTAGTTATACAGTTCAGT CTGAACTAGGCGATTACAATCCCCTGGAACACACACATGGCTATCTCAGTGATTTGCAGCTACTGCCGGAACAAAACGAGGACGCCGAACATCGGATATCGGAACTGCACAAGCTACACAGAGGTCAACTACCGGCGGATGCCGAGTACAACTATCTCGAACATGCCAAACGGCTGGATATGTATGGGATAGATTCTCACAGGGCAACG GATTCCGCCGGAAAGGAACTGAGTTTAGGCGTCTCATCCATAGGATTACTAGTCTACCAGAACGGTATTCGCATCAACACCTTCTCCTGGTCCAAGATGGTCAAAGTGTCATTCAAAAGGAAAGATTTCTTCATCCAGCTTCGTCGGGAACCg TCGGAGAGCTACGATACACTGCTCGGGTTCAACATGGGCGCACATCGCAACGCAAAATCACTGTGGAAGGCATGTGTGGAACATCACTCGTTTTTCCGTCTGCAAAGACCGCACCGATCACCACGATTCCTGCCATTAACCCTAGGTTCTAA GTTTCACTATTCCGGCCGCACCGAGCTTCAAGCCGTACAGGAAAGTCGACAACGTGGCAAGGTCGCCAAGATCTTTATACGTTCGCCCAGTAAACGACAACTGGCGGCATCTCAGCCGCAATCGCCGCTGCTAAATGGTTCCGGCAACGAAAGCACCAACGGAACCGCCAACAACAAAAATCAACTCTCGTTGCTGTCGTTGACGAAGGCCACGAGGGCGTACGATAAGGTTACGTCGAAAACTCCGTCGATCCCGAGGAAAGCTTGGGAGCAACAGAGTGATGA ACCCACGTTCATCGAGCATTGCGCCCGAACGTACGATGCGCAGATTCCGACCATGTTCGATTCCCCTCCGGCGTACAACGGTATCAACAATCCGGAGAACAGTGTGCCCAAGGAGGAAGGCCTGGTCACGATACGACTGGTGGCGGACGACCAGGGTCGGTTCGGGTTCAACGTAAAAGGTGGCGTAGATCTGAATCTGCCGGTGCAGGTGTCCCGGGTGGCACCGCACACCCCAGCAGACAAGAGCACACCCCGGATCTGCGAGGGTGACCAACTGGTGATGATCAACGGGCGCGACGTGAGCACCATGATGCACGAGCAGGTTGTGAATTTGATCCGTGCCTCGCGGCAGGGCGGAGAGCTTATGTTAACGCTGAAACCGAATGCCTTAGTCGACTATACGGAAGAGGAACCACTCTATCAGTACGTTCCGGAGGAGAGTGACATCGTGCGCGGCGAATTGAATGGCGATCAGCTGTTCACGCAGTCGCTACTGCTGTTGAGCGACGGGCTGGCATCCGGATCACTGTTGGCACAGTACGAACAGATGTATAGGAAGAACGCTGATTTGCCTATAACCGAGGCGCGGAAAAATGAAAATCTGAACAAGAATCGCTACAGGGATATTTCGCCTT ATGATTGCACCCGCGTGGTGCTGCTCAATGCAGAAAGTGGAGATTATATCAACGCAAACTACGTCAACATGGAAATTCCTCCGACGGGAACCATCAACCGGTACATCGCCACCCAGGGTCCCCTTTCGACCACGGTGAACGATTTCTGGCGAATGGTTCAGCAGGAGAGCAGTCATCTGGTGGTAATGTTGACCACCGTTATGGAACGGGGCCGTCCCAAATGTCACCAGTATTGGCCCTCGGCTGACGAGGAGCCGCTGGCCCTGTCGGAGGGATTCTCCATTCGATGCCTCAACGAGAAACCGGACGAAACCGGAAGCTTCGTCTTTCGGGATCTGGTGTTGACTGATGAGAAGACAAAAGAAACCCGAACCATCCAGCACATGCAGTACCTTGCTTGGCCGGATCACGGAGTACCGGCTGATCCGGAGCTGTTTCTACAATTCACAGAGAAAGTACGTGCCGCGAGGAATACCACTCTGCTGCAGGAGATCGAAGCCAGTTTGAAAAACGTCAAGCTGCGGACGATGGACGAAAACGGTGGTTTGGATTCTTCGGAGCGACGGATTGTGCATACGGATAGCGACGAAAGTCCTAATGATATGCCGTCCTCTACGTCAGTTCACCA ATACATCAGTGCAGCTAATCCTCCCATCATAGTTCATTGTTCTGCCGGAATCGGGCGAACAGGGGTTCTCATTCTCATGGATACGGCACTCGCATTGATGGAAACGAAAGAGCCTGTCTACCCACTGGACATTGTGCAGGCCATGCGTGATCAAAGGGCTTGTATGGTGCAAAACGTG AGCCAGTATCGCTTTGTGTGCGAGTGTATCTGCGCAGCGTACCGAAAAATGGTAACCAACGAAGCGATAGAGGAAGCCACTACAGTTGCAACCAAACCAATATCAGTCACGAATGGTGCTAGCGCTCCCTTGGTATCCTCCAGCGACGAGGATTCGAGTTCCCCGTTGGAAGAGGTTCCCAATGGATCGTCACCACCAAGAAAAGCCCCACTGGCCGTGGAAACGACGAGTCTTACCACCACTACCACCCCTACCACCAACAATGTTACGCCCACGAATGGAAACGAACCTGCTACCGTTACGACTGCCATCAATGGGAACGCCCCGGCGGATTCCTGA